A region from the Phycisphaerales bacterium genome encodes:
- the rpsG gene encoding 30S ribosomal protein S7: MAGRITKSDKQLRPDPKFQNTTLARFINCVMKDGKKSVAERVVYDALERIADRLEKDKNQDLPRSAIEIFERAINNVRPQVEVRSKRVGGANYQVPVQVNRKRQQSLAFRWILEASRGEKGKPMCDRLARELYDAAKGEGKAMTTRENTHRMADANKAFAHFAF, from the coding sequence ATGGCAGGACGGATCACCAAGTCAGACAAGCAGTTGCGGCCGGACCCGAAGTTTCAGAACACCACGCTCGCCCGCTTCATCAACTGCGTGATGAAAGACGGCAAGAAATCGGTCGCCGAGCGCGTCGTGTATGATGCGCTCGAACGCATCGCCGACCGGCTCGAGAAGGACAAGAACCAGGACCTGCCGCGCTCGGCGATCGAGATCTTCGAGCGGGCGATCAACAACGTCCGCCCGCAGGTGGAGGTTCGATCTAAGCGCGTCGGCGGCGCCAACTACCAGGTGCCCGTGCAGGTGAACCGCAAGCGGCAGCAGAGCCTCGCGTTCCGCTGGATTCTCGAAGCCTCGCGCGGCGAGAAGGGCAAGCCGATGTGCGACCGCCTCGCCCGCGAGTTGTACGACGCCGCCAAGGGCGAAGGCAAAGCGATGACGACCCGCGAGAACACGCACCGCATGGCGGATGCGAACAAGGCGTTTGCTCACTTCGCGTTCTGA
- a CDS encoding 30S ribosomal protein S12: MPTINQLVRNPRVSPKPKSKVKDLAACPQKRGVCLQVKTVTPKKPNSALRKVCRVRLSNGKEITAYIGGEGHNLQEHSIVLVRGGRVRDLPGVRYHVVRGALDCLGVDGRKQGRSKYGAKRGK, encoded by the coding sequence ATGCCGACGATTAATCAATTGGTTCGCAATCCCCGCGTCTCGCCCAAGCCCAAGAGCAAGGTCAAGGACCTTGCCGCCTGCCCGCAGAAGCGCGGCGTGTGCCTGCAGGTCAAGACGGTCACGCCCAAGAAGCCCAACTCGGCGCTTCGCAAGGTCTGCCGCGTCCGCCTGAGCAACGGCAAGGAAATCACCGCGTACATCGGCGGCGAAGGGCACAACCTCCAGGAACACTCGATCGTGCTCGTCCGCGGCGGCCGCGTCCGCGATCTGCCCGGCGTGCGCTACCACGTGGTCCGCGGGGCGCTGGACTGCCTCGGCGTGGACGGCCGCAAGCAGGGCCGATCGAAGTACGGCGCCAAGCGCGGCAAGTAA
- a CDS encoding right-handed parallel beta-helix repeat-containing protein, producing the protein MLFCTKSMFGALALGAVLSLGSLSVGQTTYYVNGSCGNDAWTGLSPVCEAPDGPKSTIQAGINAASDLDTVRVADGVYAGEGNKNLTFFQNEVILQSVGGAENCIIDCEGDGRAINLDSGEPQFITIQGFTVRNGMAPGGGGIFIAGVDARVIECVIDNCTSAGSSLGGGGILVNSDSNFVTIARTSFRSNLAYLDIGAGQGGGMTIAGTAIVDIQKCTFSDNGATGLEGRGGALATNGRPEVSVTDCSFTGSSAVGETPGRGFGGAIYNEASLLAFIRCRITSNVATGWNQQGFGGGIYNAGIFSASDCRIEDNEAWDGGGVYGRQCTLTDSSIRDNRAFGTGGGIWTSHCLIERCDIIGNEAAVDGGGIAKSGPIFELRQCNVRHNTAGRDGGGLCEVESYSGMSVWQSLFADNSAGRSGGAICGDSLDFGDVRETTVTHNSAGAEGGGFYLNSQGSGKIYSVLIWGNTPDSLVIAAGDGDPHYCNIEGGWAGRGDFEAPPRFVNPEQGDYRLSAGSPCIDAGDGRNGRGEFDLDGLPRGIDDPGMPDAGTGPLDIGCYEFQGTTDEFVVIRPLPGAAGRPNTVNAAGAQPGHLVRFVYGFRAGLTEIPGCPGVTLDIVEPRFAAQATADVEGRASVTMQVPWRAVAKQIILQAVDLEACEVSSYVWYQFH; encoded by the coding sequence ATGTTGTTTTGCACGAAGTCGATGTTCGGTGCGCTCGCGCTGGGCGCGGTCCTTTCACTTGGATCACTCTCCGTCGGGCAGACGACGTACTACGTCAACGGCTCGTGCGGGAACGATGCATGGACGGGACTCTCACCGGTGTGCGAAGCGCCGGATGGCCCGAAATCCACGATCCAGGCCGGGATCAACGCGGCAAGTGATCTGGACACGGTTCGGGTGGCGGATGGTGTGTACGCCGGCGAGGGGAACAAGAATCTCACGTTCTTCCAGAACGAGGTGATCCTTCAGTCGGTCGGCGGGGCCGAGAACTGCATCATCGACTGTGAAGGCGACGGGCGCGCAATCAACCTGGACTCGGGCGAACCCCAATTCATCACGATCCAGGGATTCACCGTGCGCAACGGCATGGCGCCCGGAGGCGGAGGGATCTTCATCGCCGGCGTGGATGCGAGGGTGATCGAATGCGTGATTGACAATTGCACCTCGGCAGGTTCGTCTCTGGGCGGCGGAGGGATTCTGGTCAACAGCGACTCGAACTTTGTAACGATCGCGCGGACCAGCTTTCGCTCCAACCTCGCCTATCTCGACATCGGCGCGGGCCAGGGCGGAGGAATGACGATCGCCGGCACAGCGATTGTCGACATCCAGAAGTGCACGTTCAGCGACAACGGTGCGACGGGATTGGAAGGACGCGGGGGCGCGCTGGCAACCAACGGGAGACCTGAGGTGAGCGTCACGGACTGCTCGTTCACGGGCAGCAGCGCCGTAGGTGAAACGCCGGGCCGCGGCTTTGGCGGAGCGATTTACAACGAAGCATCTTTGCTGGCCTTCATCCGTTGCCGCATCACCAGCAACGTTGCAACGGGGTGGAACCAGCAGGGCTTTGGCGGCGGCATCTACAACGCTGGCATCTTCAGCGCCAGCGACTGTCGCATTGAAGACAACGAAGCATGGGACGGCGGAGGCGTGTATGGCCGCCAGTGCACGCTGACGGACTCTTCAATCCGTGACAATCGGGCGTTTGGAACTGGTGGTGGGATCTGGACCTCTCACTGCTTGATAGAGCGCTGCGACATCATTGGCAACGAAGCGGCGGTCGACGGCGGAGGAATCGCCAAGTCCGGTCCCATTTTCGAGCTTCGTCAGTGCAATGTACGCCACAACACCGCCGGGCGCGACGGCGGTGGATTATGCGAAGTTGAGTCTTATTCTGGAATGTCGGTGTGGCAGTCGCTTTTCGCGGACAATTCCGCGGGCCGCAGCGGCGGTGCCATCTGCGGAGATTCACTCGACTTTGGCGATGTCAGGGAAACCACCGTCACCCACAACAGCGCTGGTGCAGAGGGCGGCGGATTCTATCTCAACAGTCAGGGGAGCGGCAAGATCTACAGCGTTCTGATCTGGGGCAACACCCCCGACTCCCTGGTGATTGCCGCGGGCGATGGCGACCCCCACTATTGCAACATCGAGGGCGGCTGGGCTGGCAGGGGCGATTTCGAAGCGCCGCCGCGCTTTGTCAATCCGGAGCAAGGCGATTACCGCCTGAGCGCCGGATCGCCCTGCATCGACGCGGGAGACGGGCGCAATGGGCGCGGCGAGTTTGATCTCGACGGACTCCCTCGCGGCATCGATGATCCGGGCATGCCAGATGCCGGCACGGGTCCGCTCGACATCGGCTGCTATGAGTTCCAGGGTACGACTGACGAATTCGTGGTCATTCGCCCGCTTCCGGGCGCGGCAGGAAGGCCTAACACGGTGAACGCGGCTGGAGCGCAGCCAGGCCACCTGGTTCGATTTGTCTACGGATTTCGTGCAGGCCTGACGGAGATTCCGGGCTGCCCGGGAGTGACCCTCGACATCGTCGAGCCGCGCTTTGCCGCGCAAGCCACCGCGGATGTCGAAGGACGCGCTTCGGTGACAATGCAAGTGCCCTGGCGTGCTGTCGCAAAGCAGATTATCCTGCAAGCGGTCGATCTGGAAGCATGCGAGGTGAGTTCGTACGTGTGGTATCAGTTCCACTAG
- the radA gene encoding DNA repair protein RadA → MAKVRRSFVCNQCGSVSPKWVGKCGECGAWDSLEEFTPSAAGGSEKKDPQRGLAEAWAAEGEIAAGNPEARRLDEIEPLDVPRLATGIGELDRVLGGGLVPGSTVLIGGEPGIGKSTLLLQAAARIARMGQRVLYVTSEESSQQIQMRAMRLDVNGRDARSTGDARSTSPADLFVLADTNLARIFAQAGKVRPAVMVIDSVQMIYNASLDASPGSMTQLRRCCMELVYLAKATQMAIVLVGHVTKDGQVAGPRLLEHLVDAVLYFEGDRYHAHRIVRGVKNRFGTTLEIGLFEMGEFGLAEVVDPSGVLSSEAGSGVGKPGCVIVPAMQGSRCFMVEVQALTASGILGAARRRVSGLDANRLSMILAVLEQHAGLRLADQDVFASVVGGMKVAEPAADLGLALAIAGSHLRKAGAAGTVALGEVGLSGEVRRVSQMEQRLREAARLGFKRALVPAGAAADKGPAKSKGANSIEIVPVRSVSSALERWR, encoded by the coding sequence ATGGCCAAGGTCCGCCGATCGTTTGTGTGCAATCAGTGCGGCTCCGTGTCGCCCAAGTGGGTTGGCAAGTGCGGCGAGTGCGGGGCGTGGGACTCGCTCGAGGAGTTCACGCCCAGTGCGGCGGGCGGGTCGGAGAAGAAGGACCCGCAGCGCGGGCTGGCCGAGGCGTGGGCGGCCGAGGGGGAGATCGCGGCGGGGAATCCTGAGGCCAGGCGGCTGGATGAGATCGAGCCGCTCGACGTGCCCCGGCTGGCCACGGGCATCGGCGAGCTGGACCGGGTGCTGGGCGGCGGACTTGTGCCGGGCTCGACGGTGCTCATCGGCGGCGAGCCGGGCATCGGCAAATCGACGCTGCTATTGCAGGCGGCGGCGCGCATCGCACGGATGGGCCAGCGCGTTCTGTATGTGACGAGCGAAGAGAGCAGCCAGCAGATCCAGATGCGGGCGATGCGATTGGATGTCAACGGGCGAGACGCCCGCTCCACCGGGGACGCCCGTTCCACCAGTCCCGCGGATCTGTTTGTTCTCGCCGACACGAACCTTGCGCGGATTTTTGCGCAGGCAGGCAAGGTCCGGCCGGCGGTGATGGTCATTGACTCGGTGCAGATGATCTACAACGCGTCGCTGGACGCCTCGCCGGGCTCGATGACGCAACTGCGGCGCTGCTGCATGGAACTGGTCTACCTGGCGAAGGCGACGCAGATGGCCATCGTGCTCGTGGGCCACGTGACCAAGGACGGCCAGGTCGCCGGGCCGCGGCTGCTCGAACATCTTGTCGATGCGGTGCTGTACTTTGAAGGCGATCGCTACCACGCGCACCGGATCGTGCGCGGCGTGAAGAACCGCTTCGGGACCACATTAGAGATCGGCCTGTTCGAGATGGGTGAGTTCGGGCTGGCCGAGGTGGTTGACCCATCGGGCGTGCTGAGCAGCGAGGCGGGTAGCGGCGTGGGCAAGCCGGGCTGCGTGATCGTGCCGGCGATGCAGGGCAGCCGGTGCTTCATGGTGGAGGTGCAGGCGCTGACGGCCAGCGGCATTCTCGGTGCGGCCAGGCGGCGCGTGTCGGGATTGGATGCCAATCGCTTGAGCATGATTCTGGCCGTACTGGAGCAGCACGCGGGCTTGCGCCTGGCGGACCAGGATGTGTTTGCCAGCGTGGTGGGCGGGATGAAGGTGGCCGAGCCGGCAGCGGACCTCGGCCTGGCGCTGGCGATCGCCGGCAGCCACCTGCGCAAGGCGGGGGCGGCGGGGACCGTCGCACTGGGCGAAGTGGGTCTGAGCGGCGAGGTGCGGCGGGTGAGCCAGATGGAGCAGCGACTGCGAGAGGCGGCGCGGCTGGGCTTCAAGCGGGCCCTCGTGCCGGCCGGGGCCGCGGCGGACAAGGGACCCGCAAAGAGCAAGGGCGCCAACTCAATTGAAATCGTGCCGGTGCGATCCGTAAGCAGCGCGTTGGAACGCTGGCGTTAG
- a CDS encoding serine/threonine-protein phosphatase, which translates to MALIEQEFGQAYQAELATLMRRRFRLLCAVWSGILIILLIADLADWWGQWWRFGAQIGAHGLQLVVIGAMWRRHEAPAVRRDELLRLSFWMVVLNAAIASVVFHLAVGEGGVGLLRVGVGYLLACLILPWTPRQALLPGAAVWLVWVLAQLGLARVEFGIGLLAMDVLAGALVVPAGLLECWIRTRAIGRRVESDSLRQHYEEFHRELFDARKMHEAIFPKPRTSGPIRFAFRDAPRLGIGGDLLAAHESPDGSLNLILLDVAGDGIAAALTVHRLHGEIERLFAESAYLRPREVIAALDRYAHLTLAPHGVFATGFAMRFEASGAVRWCGAGHAPAFIRRGDGSVTRLISTTWPLGASDRLCEECEERIEAMERDDALIAHSDGACDWRNRKGQWLGYGGVEAIVRTTRVDDALQWPEAFLRQLNTFRGWHGEPDEDVLIVAVSVGPAAASRTSLRTSRFFFSREASAATVEAAT; encoded by the coding sequence GTGGCACTGATCGAGCAGGAATTCGGGCAGGCGTATCAGGCGGAACTCGCGACGCTGATGCGGCGGCGGTTTCGGCTGTTGTGCGCGGTGTGGTCGGGCATACTCATCATCCTGCTCATTGCCGACCTGGCGGACTGGTGGGGGCAGTGGTGGCGCTTCGGGGCCCAGATCGGCGCGCACGGGCTGCAACTGGTGGTCATCGGCGCGATGTGGCGGCGGCACGAGGCGCCGGCAGTGCGGCGCGACGAACTCCTTCGCCTCTCCTTCTGGATGGTTGTGCTCAACGCGGCGATCGCCAGCGTGGTGTTTCACCTGGCGGTGGGCGAGGGCGGCGTCGGGCTTCTGCGCGTGGGAGTGGGCTACCTGCTGGCGTGCCTGATCCTGCCGTGGACGCCGAGGCAGGCGCTGCTGCCGGGCGCGGCGGTGTGGCTCGTGTGGGTGCTGGCGCAACTCGGCCTGGCGCGGGTGGAGTTCGGCATCGGGCTGCTGGCGATGGATGTGCTGGCCGGGGCGCTGGTCGTGCCGGCTGGTTTGCTCGAGTGCTGGATCCGCACGCGGGCCATCGGGCGGCGCGTCGAGTCGGATTCGCTGCGGCAGCATTATGAAGAGTTCCACCGCGAACTGTTCGACGCGCGCAAAATGCACGAGGCGATCTTTCCCAAGCCGCGCACGAGCGGGCCGATCCGCTTTGCGTTTCGCGATGCGCCGCGGCTGGGCATCGGCGGCGATCTGCTCGCGGCACACGAGTCGCCAGACGGCTCGCTGAATCTCATCCTGCTCGACGTGGCAGGCGATGGCATCGCGGCGGCGCTGACGGTGCACCGGCTGCATGGTGAGATCGAGCGGCTCTTTGCCGAGTCGGCGTACCTGCGGCCGCGCGAGGTGATTGCGGCGCTGGATCGATACGCACATCTCACGCTGGCGCCGCACGGCGTGTTCGCGACTGGATTTGCCATGCGCTTTGAGGCCAGCGGGGCAGTGCGCTGGTGCGGCGCGGGGCATGCGCCGGCGTTTATCCGGCGCGGCGACGGGTCGGTAACCAGGCTCATCTCGACGACCTGGCCGCTGGGGGCGTCGGACCGCCTGTGCGAGGAGTGCGAGGAGCGCATCGAGGCGATGGAGCGCGATGATGCGCTCATCGCCCACTCCGACGGCGCGTGCGACTGGCGCAACCGCAAGGGGCAGTGGCTGGGCTACGGCGGGGTCGAGGCGATCGTGCGCACCACGCGCGTGGATGATGCGCTGCAGTGGCCCGAGGCGTTTCTGCGGCAACTCAATACCTTTCGCGGCTGGCACGGCGAGCCGGATGAGGATGTGTTGATCGTGGCGGTAAGCGTCGGCCCGGCCGCGGCGTCGCGCACGTCGCTGCGCACGAGCCGGTTCTTCTTTTCGCGCGAGGCGAGCGCGGCGACGGTCGAGGCGGCGACATGA
- a CDS encoding serine/threonine-protein phosphatase, whose translation MRPIAPPVVSASTFESEIARLLRLRFTWLVSLWLALVVVQYAMALAIQTWLPTTGVEPPVRWLESPILMSLAAARLATLGVALVLVRSVITSGAGVLRLAYWVLVLTGLCSIGAAVGEQIAMPEASMSMGAMAWPIVGIAISHFFACALLPWTPGQGVKPLLVLYPAWIIITALVERFSVLHVATGVFIAPSINGAGLLLCWWRISRLRHTVEITQLRRQFRRSRRDLIDARKIHELRFPRPVRGGPIQFNYSYEPMRQVGGDFLHAHLDERGCLHAALIDVTGHGIPAALTVNRVDGEVQRYYAEHPDASPGEVARALNRYFHLVMFRHGIFATAFIFRISPDGAMEWVNAGHPPAFIRRRDGSLEALESTTFMLGAAPDEAFEPEMQTARVNEDELVVIYTDGATEAVDERGRQFGVMGVRQVVERWQPEMHLDLSDLLPQAVCRYRDGATRDDVLITTVRLASAAAVETIAAGAAAASAPAEVARGAVVGATMPG comes from the coding sequence ATGAGGCCGATCGCACCGCCGGTGGTGTCGGCATCGACTTTTGAAAGCGAGATCGCGCGCCTGCTGCGGCTGCGCTTCACGTGGCTGGTGTCGCTGTGGCTGGCGTTGGTGGTGGTGCAGTACGCCATGGCGCTGGCGATCCAGACGTGGCTGCCGACCACCGGCGTGGAGCCGCCGGTGCGCTGGCTGGAGAGCCCGATTCTCATGTCGCTGGCGGCGGCGCGGCTGGCGACGCTGGGCGTGGCACTGGTGCTGGTGCGATCGGTCATCACCTCGGGCGCGGGGGTGCTGCGCTTGGCGTACTGGGTGCTCGTGCTGACGGGGTTGTGCTCGATCGGCGCGGCGGTGGGCGAGCAGATCGCGATGCCCGAGGCGTCGATGAGCATGGGCGCGATGGCCTGGCCGATTGTGGGCATTGCGATCTCGCACTTCTTTGCCTGCGCGCTGCTGCCGTGGACGCCGGGGCAGGGCGTCAAGCCGCTGCTGGTGCTCTACCCGGCGTGGATCATCATCACGGCGCTGGTCGAGCGGTTCTCCGTGCTGCACGTGGCGACGGGGGTGTTCATCGCGCCGTCGATCAACGGGGCCGGGCTGCTGCTGTGCTGGTGGCGCATCAGCCGGCTGCGGCATACGGTGGAAATCACGCAGCTGCGCCGGCAGTTCAGGCGCTCGCGGCGCGACCTTATTGACGCGAGGAAGATCCACGAACTGCGCTTTCCGCGGCCGGTGCGCGGCGGGCCGATCCAGTTCAACTATTCCTATGAACCCATGCGCCAGGTGGGCGGCGACTTTCTGCACGCGCACCTCGACGAGCGAGGCTGCCTGCACGCAGCGCTCATCGACGTGACCGGCCACGGCATTCCCGCGGCGCTGACCGTCAACCGCGTCGATGGCGAGGTGCAGCGCTACTACGCCGAGCATCCCGATGCTTCGCCGGGCGAGGTGGCGCGGGCGTTGAACCGCTATTTTCACCTCGTCATGTTCCGCCACGGCATCTTCGCCACGGCGTTTATCTTCCGCATCAGCCCGGACGGCGCGATGGAGTGGGTCAACGCGGGCCACCCCCCCGCTTTCATCCGCCGCCGCGACGGCTCGCTCGAGGCGCTCGAATCCACGACGTTCATGCTCGGCGCGGCGCCTGACGAGGCGTTCGAGCCTGAGATGCAGACAGCGCGGGTGAATGAGGATGAACTCGTGGTCATCTACACCGACGGCGCGACCGAGGCGGTGGATGAGCGCGGCCGGCAGTTCGGCGTCATGGGCGTTCGGCAGGTTGTTGAAAGGTGGCAGCCGGAGATGCATCTGGATCTGAGCGACCTGCTGCCCCAGGCCGTGTGCCGGTACCGCGATGGGGCGACGCGCGATGACGTGCTCATCACCACGGTGCGGCTGGCGTCGGCCGCGGCTGTGGAGACGATTGCGGCAGGCGCGGCGGCGGCTTCAGCTCCTGCGGAGGTGGCGCGGGGCGCGGTGGTCGGCGCGACAATGCCGGGCTGA
- a CDS encoding class I SAM-dependent methyltransferase has translation MARKTARRATESRDKPAQPLSLYDCPQWYDIVHEAGTAAEVTQLQRINERHGTGGRRWLEPACGTGRFLRVLASRGCNALGYDASPIMLDYARRRLKARGLSAQLCLGDMATFVRPRTFDIAFNLINTFRHLLDPLEALSHLNCIARSLKRGGVYVLGIDLVDYDDPQPGEEVWIARRGRCRVRHVMFNVPPDRPRRRERIINHLIVDKPSGRSTHESHYDLRSYNLSQWLGLLEESELDCVAAYDFDWQPIQITGYTRDVNLVLARESSR, from the coding sequence ATGGCTCGTAAGACCGCCCGCCGCGCGACCGAGTCGCGCGACAAGCCGGCCCAGCCGCTCTCGCTCTACGACTGCCCGCAGTGGTACGACATCGTGCACGAAGCCGGCACCGCCGCCGAAGTCACCCAGCTGCAGCGCATCAACGAAAGGCACGGCACCGGCGGGCGGCGCTGGCTCGAACCCGCCTGCGGCACCGGCCGATTTCTGCGCGTCCTCGCCTCCCGCGGCTGCAACGCTCTTGGCTACGACGCCAGCCCCATCATGCTCGACTACGCCCGGCGGCGCCTGAAGGCGCGCGGCCTCAGCGCCCAACTCTGCCTCGGTGACATGGCCACCTTCGTGCGGCCGCGCACGTTTGACATCGCGTTCAATCTCATCAACACCTTCCGCCACCTCCTCGATCCGCTCGAGGCGCTGTCGCATCTGAACTGCATCGCCCGCTCGCTCAAGCGCGGCGGTGTGTACGTACTGGGCATCGATCTGGTCGATTATGACGATCCGCAGCCAGGCGAAGAGGTGTGGATCGCGCGGCGCGGCCGCTGCAGGGTGCGGCACGTCATGTTCAACGTCCCGCCCGATCGCCCCCGCCGCCGCGAGCGCATCATCAACCACCTCATCGTGGACAAGCCCTCTGGGCGATCGACTCACGAGTCGCACTACGACCTGCGCTCGTACAACCTGTCGCAGTGGCTCGGCCTGCTCGAAGAAAGCGAACTGGATTGCGTCGCCGCCTACGACTTCGACTGGCAGCCCATCCAGATCACTGGCTACACCCGCGACGTGAATCTCGTACTCGCGCGAGAGTCCTCGCGCTGA